The Crocosphaera subtropica ATCC 51142 genome includes a window with the following:
- the glmU gene encoding bifunctional UDP-N-acetylglucosamine diphosphorylase/glucosamine-1-phosphate N-acetyltransferase GlmU, producing MVAVAILAAGKGTRMKSNLPKVLHTLGGRSLVQRVLDSCHLIAPSRKLIIIGYEGEQVKQSFEDTSSLEFVEQKEQLGTGHAIQQLLPHLQGFNGDLFVLNGDAPLLRPETLEKLLHIHQKNHNAATLLTANLPNPKGYGRVFCDGNNYVSQIVEDRDCNAAQKKNHRVNGGIYCFNWPKLAQVLPKLSTNNDQQEYYLTEVVDYLNPVMAVDVEDYYEINGINDRYQLSEANDILQDRIKKHWMNAGVTMIDPDSITIDDTVTLAPDVILEPQTHLRGKTCIGSKSRIGPGSLIENSSVGEQVTVLYSVITDSEVADNCRVGPYTHLRGEAKIEQSCRIGNFVEIKKTQVGTKSNVAHLSYLGDATLGKQVNVGAGTITANYDGYQKHQTIIGDRTKTGANSVFVAPVTLGEEVTVAAGSVVTNDVPDHALVIARQRQRIIEDWKAKMAQKQS from the coding sequence ATGGTAGCGGTAGCAATTCTTGCAGCAGGTAAAGGAACACGGATGAAATCTAACTTACCTAAAGTATTACACACTTTAGGAGGACGATCGCTAGTACAACGGGTACTTGATAGTTGTCATCTGATTGCCCCATCCCGAAAATTGATTATCATTGGTTATGAAGGGGAACAAGTCAAACAGTCTTTTGAGGATACCTCGTCCCTAGAATTCGTAGAACAAAAGGAACAATTAGGCACAGGACACGCCATACAGCAGTTATTACCCCATTTACAAGGGTTTAATGGTGATTTATTCGTTTTAAATGGTGATGCGCCTTTATTACGCCCTGAAACGCTAGAAAAATTACTCCATATTCATCAAAAAAATCATAACGCAGCCACCCTATTAACAGCTAATTTACCCAACCCCAAAGGTTACGGACGAGTTTTCTGCGATGGGAACAACTATGTTAGTCAAATTGTCGAAGATCGTGACTGTAATGCAGCCCAGAAAAAGAATCATCGGGTGAATGGGGGAATTTATTGTTTTAACTGGCCTAAGTTAGCGCAAGTGTTACCAAAGCTTTCTACTAATAATGACCAACAAGAGTATTATTTAACCGAGGTTGTAGACTATCTTAATCCTGTGATGGCCGTTGATGTCGAAGATTATTATGAGATTAATGGTATAAATGATCGCTATCAACTGTCTGAGGCTAATGATATTTTACAAGATCGCATCAAAAAGCATTGGATGAATGCAGGGGTGACCATGATCGATCCTGACAGTATTACCATTGATGATACGGTGACTCTCGCACCTGATGTGATCCTCGAACCTCAAACCCATCTCCGAGGAAAGACTTGTATCGGGTCAAAAAGTCGTATTGGTCCAGGAAGTCTCATTGAAAATAGTAGCGTTGGAGAACAAGTAACCGTTCTCTATTCTGTGATTACGGACTCAGAAGTGGCTGATAACTGTCGGGTTGGTCCATACACCCATCTGCGAGGGGAGGCCAAAATTGAACAATCTTGTCGCATTGGTAACTTTGTCGAGATTAAAAAGACTCAGGTGGGAACTAAGAGCAATGTTGCTCATTTATCCTATCTTGGAGATGCTACTCTAGGCAAACAGGTGAATGTAGGTGCAGGAACCATTACTGCTAATTATGATGGTTATCAGAAGCATCAGACCATTATAGGCGATCGCACTAAAACAGGAGCGAATAGTGTCTTTGTTGCACCGGTAACGTTAGGAGAAGAGGTAACAGTGGCTGCCGGATCGGTTGTGACAAACGATGTTCCGGATCATGCTTTAGTTATTGCCAGACAGCGACAAAGAATTATTGAAGATTGGAAGGCGAAAATGGCTCAAAAACAATCATAA
- a CDS encoding hydantoinase/oxoprolinase family protein, giving the protein MLKFFVDRGGTFTDIVAVINDSSLIEQLSQKSEPFLMASLPHHTWIVVYKLLSENPERYQDAVIQGIRDILCLDDHQPIPTETIEVVKMGTTVATNALLERKGDRTVLLITKGFKDALKIGYQNRPNIFARHIVLPSMLYESVIEVEERYDRDGKELIPVNLEKVRDNLKEIYDQGIRSCAIVFMHSYRYPNHENQVAEIAKKMGFTQISISHQVSPLMKLVSRGDTTVVDAYLSPILRRYVDQVSSQLPNTKLMFMKSDGGLIDAHKFQGKDSILSGPAGGIVGAVQTSLRAGFQGIITFDMGGTSTDVAHFKGEYERQLDNEIAGARMRVPVLSIHTVAAGGGSILYFDGASFKVGPDSAGANPGPACYRRGGPLTVTDANVMLGKIQPHYFPHIFGKEGNLPLDKEIVNNKFLDLSQEIYQSTNHQNSPENIAAGFIKIAVENMANAIKKISLQRGYDVTHYTLCTFGGAGGQVACLIADTLGIKTIFLHPYAGGLSAYGMGLADIRVIKESSLEKPLNEDIISELKPMINELENQARNELDEHESIKGETIVPKVSLKYQGTDSTLLVDFSDNITLMQKSFEDEHQLRYGFIQPQKMLIVESISVEIIQIMDSPDEPLITRIRPLDELPKPLEIVNVFTDNQWQDTPIFQREDLQPQDNIKGPAIIIEKISTIMIEPHWTARLTEYNHLILERDYNY; this is encoded by the coding sequence ATGCTCAAGTTTTTTGTTGATCGTGGTGGTACTTTTACCGATATTGTTGCAGTTATTAATGACTCAAGCCTTATTGAGCAATTATCCCAAAAATCAGAACCGTTTTTAATGGCATCTTTACCCCATCACACATGGATAGTTGTTTATAAATTGCTTTCAGAAAATCCTGAACGTTATCAAGATGCTGTCATTCAAGGGATTAGAGATATATTATGTCTTGATGATCATCAACCTATCCCCACAGAAACAATAGAAGTGGTCAAAATGGGGACAACCGTTGCCACCAATGCTTTACTGGAAAGAAAAGGCGATCGCACTGTTTTATTAATAACAAAAGGGTTCAAAGATGCCCTGAAAATTGGTTATCAAAACCGTCCTAATATTTTTGCCCGTCACATTGTTTTACCTTCTATGTTGTATGAGTCGGTTATCGAAGTAGAAGAAAGATATGATCGGGATGGTAAGGAATTAATTCCCGTTAACTTAGAGAAAGTAAGAGACAATTTAAAAGAAATTTACGATCAAGGAATCAGAAGTTGTGCCATTGTTTTCATGCACAGTTATCGTTATCCCAACCATGAAAATCAAGTGGCTGAAATTGCCAAAAAGATGGGATTTACTCAGATTTCAATTTCTCATCAAGTTAGTCCTTTGATGAAACTGGTTTCTAGGGGAGATACTACAGTGGTTGATGCTTATTTATCCCCTATTTTAAGACGCTATGTTGATCAAGTTTCTAGTCAATTACCCAACACAAAGTTGATGTTTATGAAATCCGATGGCGGATTAATTGATGCCCATAAATTTCAAGGAAAAGACAGTATCTTATCCGGTCCAGCAGGGGGAATTGTTGGGGCAGTCCAAACCAGTTTAAGAGCAGGATTTCAAGGAATTATTACTTTTGATATGGGCGGAACTAGCACCGATGTCGCCCATTTTAAAGGAGAATATGAACGGCAATTAGATAATGAAATTGCTGGTGCTAGAATGCGAGTTCCAGTCTTAAGTATTCACACCGTTGCTGCTGGTGGAGGTTCTATTTTATACTTCGATGGTGCTAGTTTTAAGGTTGGTCCAGACTCTGCTGGTGCTAACCCTGGACCCGCTTGTTACCGTCGTGGAGGCCCATTAACAGTAACAGATGCTAATGTTATGTTAGGGAAAATTCAGCCTCACTATTTTCCTCATATTTTTGGAAAAGAGGGAAACTTACCATTAGACAAAGAAATCGTGAATAATAAGTTTTTAGACTTATCTCAAGAAATTTATCAATCTACGAATCATCAAAATAGTCCTGAAAACATAGCAGCAGGATTTATTAAAATTGCTGTCGAAAATATGGCTAATGCTATTAAAAAAATTAGCTTACAAAGAGGATATGATGTCACTCATTACACCTTATGTACTTTTGGGGGGGCAGGGGGTCAGGTTGCTTGTTTAATTGCCGATACACTGGGTATCAAAACCATATTCTTGCATCCTTATGCTGGTGGTTTAAGTGCTTATGGAATGGGCTTGGCTGATATCAGAGTAATTAAAGAAAGTTCTCTCGAAAAACCCTTAAATGAAGACATAATTAGCGAATTAAAACCAATGATTAATGAGTTAGAAAATCAAGCAAGAAATGAACTAGATGAACACGAATCGATTAAGGGAGAAACAATTGTTCCCAAAGTCAGTTTAAAATATCAAGGAACCGACTCAACTTTACTCGTTGATTTTTCTGATAATATTACACTGATGCAGAAATCTTTTGAAGATGAACATCAATTAAGATATGGTTTCATTCAACCTCAAAAAATGCTGATTGTAGAATCCATTTCTGTCGAGATTATTCAAATTATGGATAGTCCTGATGAACCCTTAATAACTCGTATTCGTCCTTTAGATGAGTTACCTAAACCCCTAGAAATTGTTAACGTTTTTACCGACAATCAATGGCAAGATACCCCCATTTTCCAACGAGAAGATTTACAACCTCAAGATAATATTAAAGGTCCAGCCATTATAATTGAAAAGATTAGCACCATTATGATTGAACCTCATTGGACGGCCCGATTAACTGAGTATAATCATTTGATTTTAGAACGGGATTATAATTACTGA
- a CDS encoding DUF1350 family protein, which yields MEWQEISGSSVLVPRYPIAIIHFLGGAFVGTAPNVTYRWLLEELAKEGYAIIATPFVNTFDHLAIARSVLNRFESILERLQANTSLGQGYLPIYGIGHSMGCKLHLLIGSLFSVERAGNILISFNNYPVKKAIPFLEQIDVEKYLSLEFTPSPDETKIIIEKDYQIRRNLLIKFTQDNIDETTVLSPILEVKYPTLIALQTLSGNHLTPLSQEIKWQMGEVFTPLDAVGQWVKQALSRDLYLLKNEILRWLNPGKIV from the coding sequence TTTTGTAGGAACCGCACCTAATGTGACTTATCGTTGGCTCCTTGAAGAACTGGCCAAGGAAGGGTATGCTATCATTGCCACCCCTTTTGTCAATACGTTTGATCATTTAGCGATCGCTCGCAGTGTTCTTAACCGTTTTGAGAGTATTTTAGAGCGACTACAAGCAAATACGTCTCTCGGACAAGGTTATTTGCCGATTTATGGCATTGGTCATAGTATGGGTTGTAAACTTCATTTATTAATTGGTAGTCTTTTTTCGGTGGAAAGAGCAGGCAATATTCTCATTTCTTTTAATAATTATCCTGTTAAAAAAGCGATTCCTTTTTTAGAACAAATTGATGTTGAAAAATACTTAAGTTTAGAGTTCACGCCTTCCCCTGATGAAACTAAAATTATTATTGAAAAAGATTACCAAATTAGACGTAATTTACTCATCAAATTTACCCAAGATAATATCGATGAGACGACGGTTTTAAGTCCCATCTTAGAGGTGAAATATCCTACTTTAATTGCATTACAAACTTTATCGGGGAATCATTTAACACCATTATCCCAAGAAATTAAATGGCAAATGGGTGAAGTGTTTACTCCTCTGGATGCCGTTGGACAATGGGTTAAACAAGCTCTTTCCCGTGATTTATATTTACTCAAAAATGAAATTCTACGGTGGTTAAATCCTGGTAAAATTGTCTAG
- a CDS encoding cupin domain-containing protein has translation MDNIFQLPNQLNDQEIFETILNSKNVKIERIISTGQTTPEGTWYDQDQDEWVILLQGEATLLYSDNSSISLTTGDYLLIKAHEKHRVTFTSSDPPCIWLAIHGNLVNN, from the coding sequence ATGGATAATATTTTTCAATTACCTAATCAATTAAATGACCAAGAGATTTTTGAAACGATTCTTAACAGTAAAAATGTTAAAATTGAGCGTATTATTTCCACAGGACAAACCACCCCCGAAGGCACTTGGTATGATCAAGACCAAGATGAATGGGTGATTTTACTGCAAGGAGAAGCGACGTTATTATATTCAGACAATTCCTCAATTTCTCTTACAACAGGGGATTATTTATTAATCAAAGCCCATGAAAAACATCGGGTTACATTTACCAGTAGTGATCCTCCTTGTATTTGGTTAGCGATTCATGGAAATTTAGTGAATAACTAG